One Paucidesulfovibrio longus DSM 6739 genomic window carries:
- the mltG gene encoding endolytic transglycosylase MltG — protein MAGDKPALRYVAYAGIVLCLGMMAVGSWFLYRTWTFLNIPPEDPGRDVRFVIEPGQHFLTIARGLKEERLISDVKQFLAYAQDKQLTEKVKAGEFLLNTGWLPDRVLTTITSTPGILHRFTVREGLTWWQVADLVQEAGLGTYEEFDAAVHDPKLLAQFNIPADSAEGYLFPETYMLTRARENSAHSVAEMMVREFFKNAEAALGEKLPDPEKLHKLVILASIVEKETGDPSERPAIAGVYVNRLNRPMRLQADPTIIYGLGPSFNGNLRQSDLLDASNPYNTYQHDGLPPGPICSPGRAALAAAAHPEDHGYVFFVAKGDGTHHFSKTLREHNDAVGRYQKWGRNRKDYTSQKREE, from the coding sequence GTGGCTGGCGACAAACCGGCCCTGAGATACGTCGCCTACGCGGGCATCGTGCTCTGTCTGGGCATGATGGCCGTGGGATCGTGGTTCCTCTACCGGACCTGGACCTTCCTGAACATCCCGCCCGAGGATCCGGGCAGGGACGTGCGCTTCGTCATCGAACCGGGCCAGCACTTCCTGACCATCGCGCGCGGCCTCAAGGAAGAACGCCTCATCTCCGACGTGAAGCAGTTCCTGGCCTACGCCCAGGACAAGCAGCTCACGGAAAAGGTCAAGGCCGGGGAATTTCTGCTCAATACGGGCTGGCTGCCCGACCGCGTCCTGACCACCATCACTTCCACGCCCGGCATCCTGCACCGCTTCACCGTGCGCGAGGGGCTGACCTGGTGGCAGGTGGCCGACCTCGTGCAGGAGGCCGGACTCGGCACCTACGAGGAATTCGACGCCGCGGTGCACGACCCGAAACTGCTCGCCCAGTTCAACATCCCGGCGGACTCGGCCGAAGGCTATCTTTTTCCCGAAACTTACATGCTCACCCGCGCGCGCGAGAATTCCGCGCACAGCGTGGCCGAAATGATGGTCCGCGAATTCTTCAAGAACGCCGAGGCCGCCCTGGGAGAAAAGCTGCCGGACCCGGAAAAGCTCCACAAACTGGTGATCCTTGCCTCCATCGTGGAGAAGGAAACCGGCGATCCGTCCGAGCGCCCCGCCATCGCCGGGGTCTACGTCAACCGCCTGAACCGGCCCATGCGCCTCCAGGCCGACCCGACCATCATCTACGGGCTCGGCCCCTCGTTCAACGGCAACCTGCGGCAGAGCGACCTGCTCGACGCGTCCAATCCGTACAACACCTACCAGCACGACGGCCTGCCTCCGGGGCCGATCTGCTCGCCCGGGCGCGCCGCCCTGGCCGCCGCCGCCCATCCCGAAGACCACGGCTACGTGTTCTTCGTGGCCAAGGGCGACGGCACGCATCACTTCTCCAAGACCCTGCGTGAACACAATGACGCCGTGGGGCGGTATCAGAAATGGGGAAGGAATCGGAAGGATTATACGTCGCAGAAGAGGGAAGAGTAG
- a CDS encoding pyridoxal-phosphate-dependent aminotransferase family protein: MNTNDFAKLKLFITGPTYLREEVRQAGMLPEFGHRDSENDKRFKPIMGWLRELTDAGDEYTPVLFLGSGSTAMESSIRSLVADGETVLNVSVGAFGDLYHTMAVANGKCAVQLKFDYGQAIDLDVLERTIMEHKPAVVTFTHNETSTGVTSDIQAVCELVRQYDALPLVDGVSIFGGAPIGLKGSGAAMYSTATQKSLGLPAGFGIGFIHADAEEKAARVSDKGHGTDILKQLGRARKFQTLSTPNTTLANQMFVQLKYIFEEEGVENRFARHAAMRAMVADWVAGLPGFELFAQEGHRSPTLTTVLVPEGVSVKQLKAAKESMRAKGYLYDPGYGKLNTLLEEAGRRPVFRVGHMGDITPAMLEEYLADLGQVLQNL, from the coding sequence ATGAACACGAACGATTTCGCGAAACTGAAACTGTTCATCACCGGCCCGACCTATTTGCGGGAAGAGGTCCGGCAGGCGGGAATGCTGCCCGAATTCGGGCACCGCGACTCTGAAAACGACAAGCGTTTCAAGCCGATAATGGGCTGGCTGCGCGAGCTCACCGATGCGGGCGACGAATATACGCCCGTGCTCTTCCTCGGTTCCGGCTCCACGGCCATGGAATCCTCGATCCGCTCCCTGGTGGCGGACGGCGAAACCGTGCTCAACGTCTCCGTGGGCGCCTTCGGCGATCTTTACCACACCATGGCCGTGGCCAACGGCAAGTGCGCGGTGCAGCTCAAGTTCGACTACGGCCAGGCCATCGACCTGGACGTGCTGGAGCGGACCATCATGGAGCACAAGCCCGCCGTGGTCACCTTCACCCACAACGAAACCTCCACGGGCGTGACAAGCGACATCCAGGCCGTGTGCGAGCTGGTGCGCCAGTATGACGCCCTGCCCCTGGTGGACGGCGTGTCCATCTTCGGCGGCGCGCCCATCGGCCTCAAGGGTTCCGGCGCGGCCATGTACAGCACGGCCACCCAGAAGAGCCTGGGGCTGCCCGCGGGCTTCGGCATCGGCTTCATCCATGCCGACGCCGAGGAAAAGGCGGCCCGCGTGTCCGACAAGGGGCACGGCACCGACATCCTCAAGCAGCTCGGCCGGGCTCGCAAGTTCCAGACCCTGAGCACCCCGAACACCACCCTGGCCAACCAGATGTTCGTGCAGCTCAAGTACATCTTCGAGGAAGAGGGCGTGGAGAACCGCTTCGCCCGCCACGCGGCCATGCGCGCGATGGTCGCGGACTGGGTTGCCGGGCTGCCCGGCTTCGAGCTTTTCGCCCAGGAGGGCCACCGCTCCCCGACCCTGACCACGGTGCTCGTGCCGGAAGGCGTGAGCGTGAAGCAGCTCAAGGCCGCCAAGGAAAGCATGCGCGCCAAGGGCTACCTCTACGACCCCGGCTACGGCAAGCTGAACACCCTCCTGGAAGAGGCGGGACGCAGGCCTGTCTTCCGCGTGGGGCACATGGGCGACATCACCCCGGCCATGCTCGAAGAGTATCTGGCCGATCTCGGACAGGTACTTCAGAATCTCTAA
- a CDS encoding NAD(P)-dependent oxidoreductase yields the protein MRILANDGLVEQAADYLRKEGFSVETEKRDTEDLLGEIGGYDALLVRSATKVTREVLEAGTRNGGKLKIVGRGGVGTDNIDLEAAKELGVIVKFAPNGNTNATAEHALGLMFAIARRVPLAHETLKNGVWHKKRFVGVELQGKTLGVIGCGRIGQSLAGKARGIGMKVIGYDVYHAIDTKCEYVDSMDDLLRQSDFISLHTGGKDAIITARELALMKPTAYLVNASRGNNVDIDALHHALSTGIIAGAALDCYPSEPKREGEPFQTKLHELDNVVFSAHLGASTKNAGIRTGMEIAEVVTRYLRRGDFGNSVNVGETVEQEGQAIYTIFITHEDKPGMFGKFGTALGEMGVNIRENNSRKLAESVQTVYIVHTKPDKAVVERIAAIDGVIRVAV from the coding sequence ATGCGTATTCTTGCGAACGACGGGCTGGTGGAACAGGCTGCTGACTATCTCCGCAAGGAGGGGTTCAGCGTGGAGACCGAGAAGCGGGACACCGAGGATCTGCTCGGCGAGATCGGCGGCTACGACGCCCTGCTCGTGCGCAGCGCCACCAAGGTCACGCGCGAAGTCCTGGAAGCCGGAACCCGCAACGGCGGCAAGCTCAAGATCGTGGGCCGCGGCGGCGTGGGCACGGACAATATCGACCTGGAAGCGGCCAAGGAACTGGGCGTCATCGTCAAGTTCGCGCCCAACGGCAACACCAACGCCACTGCCGAGCACGCCCTGGGCCTGATGTTCGCCATTGCCCGGCGCGTGCCCCTGGCGCACGAGACGCTCAAGAACGGCGTCTGGCACAAGAAGCGTTTCGTGGGGGTGGAGCTTCAGGGCAAGACCCTCGGCGTCATCGGCTGCGGGCGCATCGGCCAGTCGCTGGCGGGCAAGGCGCGCGGCATCGGCATGAAGGTCATCGGCTACGACGTCTACCACGCCATCGATACCAAGTGCGAGTACGTGGACAGCATGGACGACCTGCTGCGCCAGTCCGACTTCATCAGCCTGCACACGGGCGGCAAGGACGCCATCATCACCGCCCGCGAACTGGCCCTGATGAAGCCCACGGCCTATCTGGTCAACGCCTCGCGCGGCAACAACGTGGACATCGACGCGCTGCACCACGCGCTTTCCACCGGGATCATCGCGGGCGCGGCCCTGGACTGCTACCCGAGCGAGCCCAAGCGCGAGGGCGAGCCTTTCCAGACCAAGCTGCACGAGCTGGACAACGTGGTCTTCTCGGCCCACCTGGGCGCGAGCACCAAGAACGCGGGCATCCGCACGGGCATGGAGATCGCCGAGGTGGTCACGCGCTACCTGCGGCGCGGCGATTTCGGAAATTCCGTGAACGTGGGCGAAACCGTGGAGCAGGAAGGCCAGGCCATCTACACCATTTTCATCACCCACGAGGACAAGCCGGGCATGTTCGGCAAGTTCGGCACCGCCCTGGGCGAGATGGGCGTGAACATCCGCGAGAACAACTCCCGCAAGCTCGCGGAAAGCGTGCAGACCGTCTACATCGTGCACACCAAGCCGGACAAGGCCGTGGTGGAGCGCATCGCCGCCATCGACGGCGTCATCCGCGTGGCTGTCTAG
- the ruvX gene encoding Holliday junction resolvase RuvX: protein MRTLGIDFGLKRVGLAVTDPYGMMAFPRPALERTTKDRLFADLLALIEADRIERIVVGLPLALDGSDTETTRQARNFAERLGRRTPLPIEFMDERLTSAEAEGLLKEAGLCGKKRKTRLDSQAAVIILEAWLATNRP from the coding sequence ATGCGTACACTCGGCATCGACTTCGGCCTCAAGCGCGTGGGCCTCGCCGTCACGGACCCGTACGGCATGATGGCCTTTCCGCGCCCGGCCCTGGAGCGCACGACCAAGGACCGGCTCTTCGCCGACCTGCTCGCGCTCATCGAAGCCGACCGGATCGAACGGATCGTCGTGGGCCTGCCCCTGGCCCTGGACGGGTCGGACACCGAAACCACCCGGCAGGCCCGCAACTTTGCGGAACGACTTGGAAGACGGACCCCCCTGCCCATCGAATTCATGGACGAACGCCTGACCTCGGCGGAAGCCGAGGGACTGCTCAAGGAGGCCGGACTGTGCGGCAAGAAACGGAAAACCCGGCTGGACAGCCAGGCGGCGGTGATCATCCTGGAAGCGTGGCTGGCGACAAACCGGCCCTGA
- a CDS encoding FAD-binding and (Fe-S)-binding domain-containing protein, with product MPETGPHISIPDEDLLTKILGVTDLEQVAHWPDAVRKLAASLAAELFLVRYNPFVDPALVKKSVSRRLDMSRPMLSGEYPKILTEAIREFWDRYEADRRFREQVMERLKAVLPSNAIGSSPHLLVESATDATDLRLELPMLVLFPESEAEVQGVVRLAGEMGFSLIPRGGGTGLTGGAVPIHGRTAVLSLTRMNRIVRVDEDSRILCAQTGVLTMDAIRAAAERNLLLTVDPASKMASSLGGNVAENAGGPFAFEYGTTIDNLFSYRMVTPQGEIIQVSRKDHPRHKIFEGDGAEFEIRDEAGELIRNVRLRGDELRKPGLGKDVSNKFLGGLPGVQKEGVDGVITEACFVLHPRPAFSRTLCLEFFGRSMRNAMLVINDVVALRNRIREQGDLVKISALEEFGSKYVQAIEYVKKSQQYEGDPISVLLLQLDSDHQQALDEAVDTVVSLAQPYDGVDIFAARDEREAELFWEDRHKLSAIAKRTSGFKVNEDVVIPLQAIPDFADYLENLNLKYLALAYRRALSRATALPGVEYADPRIVEAKARVEDILAGRVTAATISDVEQEAQIRYLFQALRDAYPKQDRELKAVFERLLATRVVIANHMHAGDGNCHVNLPVNSNDADMLAEAHRAAREVFEHVLKLGGEVSGEHGIGITKIAFQAQSKIDALRAYKAEVDPKGVLNPGKLTSRKLPGEPYTFSFNRLIHDLDDTALKDREHLTELLKNVQTCTRCGKCKQVCPMYYPQQGLEAHPRNKNISLGALIEAVYYSQLQLGEPAPELLDRLRALMDHCTACGKCTSVCPVKIDSAGAALSVRAFLDYKGKSGHALKGKVLSYLAKDPAARLPMAAKAFSLGQSIANKGLGLIPGIWRRRMISPVFQGPGPALDFTNLAQELRLAERNVFKSADAPADRTVIYFPGCGGGLFSRSIGQATLYLLLKSGVNVVLPEQHLCCGYPLLSAGAAEAYKTNRHRTRQALIDTLITTGRSGLKATVLLTACGTCRESLESYDLSGELVEPLKHMDAMQYLHELGGLDLAAPETAPLYHAACHAEWVGQPKAKAPEIYRAAFAGLIDAQVSLSPGCCGESGTGAVTSPEIYNRVRHRKQKQMELDLEGFGRERPVVVGCPSCKSGIKRSLIQMGRANPVLHTVEYLARLAGGPKWKRELKAMLDSGEARGRSLTVGRAN from the coding sequence ATGCCCGAAACAGGCCCGCATATTTCCATACCCGACGAGGATCTGCTGACCAAGATTCTCGGAGTGACCGACCTGGAGCAGGTGGCCCACTGGCCCGACGCCGTGCGCAAGCTCGCAGCCAGCCTCGCTGCCGAGCTTTTCCTCGTGCGCTACAATCCCTTCGTGGACCCCGCCCTGGTCAAGAAGAGCGTCTCCCGCAGGCTGGACATGTCCCGGCCCATGCTTTCCGGCGAATATCCCAAGATCCTCACCGAAGCCATCCGCGAATTCTGGGACCGCTACGAGGCGGACCGCCGCTTCCGGGAGCAGGTCATGGAACGCCTCAAGGCGGTCCTGCCGTCCAACGCCATCGGCTCCTCCCCGCACCTGCTGGTGGAGTCCGCCACGGACGCGACGGACCTGCGCCTGGAGCTGCCCATGCTCGTGCTCTTCCCGGAATCCGAGGCCGAGGTCCAGGGCGTGGTGCGGCTCGCCGGGGAAATGGGCTTTTCGCTCATCCCGCGCGGCGGCGGAACCGGCCTCACGGGCGGCGCCGTGCCCATCCACGGCCGCACCGCCGTGCTCTCGCTCACCCGCATGAACCGCATCGTCCGGGTGGACGAGGACAGCCGCATTCTCTGTGCCCAGACCGGCGTGCTGACCATGGACGCCATTCGCGCGGCCGCGGAGAGAAATCTCCTGCTCACCGTGGACCCGGCCTCGAAGATGGCCTCCAGCCTGGGCGGCAACGTCGCGGAAAACGCGGGCGGCCCCTTTGCCTTCGAGTACGGCACCACCATCGACAATCTTTTCTCCTACCGCATGGTCACGCCCCAGGGCGAGATCATCCAGGTTTCGCGCAAGGACCACCCGCGCCACAAGATCTTCGAGGGCGACGGCGCCGAATTCGAAATCCGCGACGAGGCCGGAGAGCTGATCCGGAACGTGCGCCTGCGCGGCGACGAACTGCGCAAGCCCGGCCTGGGCAAGGACGTCTCCAACAAGTTCCTCGGCGGCCTGCCCGGCGTGCAGAAGGAAGGCGTGGACGGCGTCATCACCGAAGCCTGCTTCGTTCTCCATCCCCGGCCCGCGTTCTCGCGCACGCTCTGCCTCGAATTCTTCGGCCGTTCCATGCGCAACGCCATGCTGGTCATCAACGACGTGGTGGCCCTGCGCAACCGCATCCGCGAGCAGGGCGACCTGGTCAAGATTTCCGCCCTGGAGGAATTCGGCTCCAAATACGTCCAGGCCATCGAATACGTCAAAAAGTCGCAGCAATACGAAGGCGACCCCATCAGCGTGCTGCTGCTCCAGCTCGACTCGGACCACCAGCAGGCCCTGGACGAGGCCGTGGACACGGTCGTCTCCCTGGCCCAGCCCTACGACGGCGTGGACATCTTCGCGGCCCGCGACGAGCGCGAGGCGGAGCTGTTCTGGGAGGACCGCCACAAGCTCTCGGCCATCGCCAAGCGCACCTCCGGCTTCAAGGTCAACGAAGACGTGGTCATTCCGCTTCAGGCCATTCCGGACTTCGCGGACTACCTCGAAAACCTGAACCTCAAATATCTGGCCCTGGCCTATCGCCGCGCGCTCTCCAGGGCCACGGCCCTGCCCGGCGTGGAATACGCGGACCCGCGCATCGTCGAGGCCAAGGCGCGCGTGGAGGACATCCTGGCCGGGCGCGTCACCGCCGCGACCATTTCGGACGTGGAGCAGGAAGCCCAGATCCGCTATCTCTTCCAGGCCCTGCGCGACGCCTATCCCAAGCAGGACCGCGAACTCAAGGCCGTGTTCGAGAGGCTGCTGGCCACCCGCGTGGTCATCGCCAACCACATGCACGCGGGCGACGGCAACTGCCACGTCAACCTGCCCGTGAACTCCAACGACGCGGACATGCTCGCCGAGGCCCACCGCGCCGCGCGCGAGGTCTTCGAGCACGTGCTCAAGCTCGGCGGCGAGGTCAGCGGCGAGCACGGCATCGGCATCACCAAGATCGCCTTCCAGGCCCAGTCCAAGATCGACGCCCTGCGCGCCTACAAGGCGGAGGTCGATCCCAAGGGCGTGCTCAACCCCGGCAAGCTGACCAGCCGCAAGCTGCCCGGAGAGCCCTATACCTTCTCTTTCAACAGGCTCATCCACGACCTGGACGACACCGCGCTCAAGGACCGCGAGCACCTCACCGAGCTGCTGAAAAACGTCCAGACCTGCACCCGCTGCGGCAAGTGCAAGCAGGTCTGCCCCATGTACTACCCGCAGCAGGGCCTGGAAGCGCACCCGCGCAACAAGAACATCTCCCTGGGCGCGCTCATCGAGGCCGTCTACTATTCGCAGCTTCAGCTCGGCGAACCCGCGCCGGAGCTGCTCGACCGCCTGCGCGCGCTCATGGACCACTGCACGGCCTGCGGCAAATGCACCTCGGTCTGCCCGGTGAAGATCGACTCCGCCGGGGCCGCGCTCAGCGTGCGGGCCTTTCTGGACTACAAGGGCAAGAGCGGCCACGCCCTCAAGGGCAAGGTGCTCTCCTACCTCGCCAAAGACCCCGCCGCCCGGCTGCCCATGGCGGCCAAGGCGTTTTCCCTCGGCCAATCCATCGCCAACAAGGGGCTCGGACTGATTCCGGGAATCTGGCGCAGGCGCATGATCTCGCCCGTGTTCCAGGGGCCTGGCCCGGCGCTGGACTTCACCAACCTCGCCCAGGAGCTGAGGCTCGCGGAGCGCAACGTCTTCAAGAGCGCGGACGCGCCCGCGGACCGCACCGTCATCTACTTCCCCGGCTGCGGGGGCGGCCTCTTCTCCCGTTCCATCGGCCAGGCCACGCTCTATCTGCTGCTCAAGTCCGGGGTGAACGTGGTCCTGCCGGAGCAGCACCTCTGCTGCGGCTACCCGCTGCTCTCGGCCGGAGCGGCCGAGGCCTACAAGACCAACCGCCACCGCACCCGGCAGGCCCTCATCGACACCCTGATCACCACGGGCCGCTCCGGACTCAAGGCCACGGTGCTGCTCACTGCCTGCGGCACCTGCCGCGAATCCCTGGAGAGCTACGACCTTTCCGGCGAGCTGGTGGAACCGCTGAAACACATGGACGCCATGCAGTATCTGCACGAGCTGGGCGGCCTCGACCTCGCGGCTCCGGAAACCGCCCCGCTCTACCACGCGGCCTGCCACGCGGAATGGGTCGGCCAGCCCAAGGCCAAGGCTCCGGAAATCTACCGCGCGGCCTTCGCCGGACTCATCGACGCCCAGGTTTCCCTCTCGCCCGGCTGCTGCGGCGAGTCCGGCACGGGCGCGGTGACCAGCCCGGAAATCTACAACCGGGTGCGCCACCGCAAGCAAAAGCAGATGGAACTGGACCTGGAGGGCTTCGGGCGGGAACGGCCCGTGGTCGTGGGCTGCCCCTCCTGCAAGAGCGGCATCAAGCGCTCCCTGATCCAGATGGGCCGGGCCAACCCCGTGCTGCACACCGTGGAATATCTGGCCAGGCTCGCGGGCGGGCCGAAATGGAAGCGCGAACTCAAGGCCATGCTCGATTCGGGCGAGGCCAGGGGACGCAGCCTGACCGTGGGCCGCGCGAACTGA